Within Telopea speciosissima isolate NSW1024214 ecotype Mountain lineage chromosome 8, Tspe_v1, whole genome shotgun sequence, the genomic segment TAGCCATGTCATCAACAAACAGAACTCCTGTAAAGAGCTTTCCTCCCTTGCTAGTTCTTGATGTCACTGACGCTACTGTGATGTGAGGGTTTGTTGATAACAGCCTAAGAAAGAATAATGTGTGAAAAGAGTAGTTTTACTTTTGGGGCCCACATGGGTTTCTTTCAATTTGGTGtttattttgaatctttataTTGGCTTGTGTGTCACTAATTTAGTGagagattttaaaaaatttccaaaGTTAAGTAGCTGCAGGGTAgtgttcatttttcattttatttccacAACTCGTCcgtatttcttcttcaattaattTGGGAATTTGTAGTGGTTTAATGTCTTAGAGGTCTTTAATCTCTTGTCACGTTAGGAActggagctctctctctctctctctctgtgagtGTGCAGAATGGCTTCTATCTTGTTATGATAGACTCGTCTTGGTTTTAAGGATGTCCTATGACATGAATACGTTTTCATGTCAAAATAATGATTTTCAGGTGGCATAATCATCTTAACCCTGCAATCAACAAGGAGGCATGGactcaagaagaagagttggCTTTGATTCAAGCTCATCAAATTTATGGGAATAGATGGGCAGAGTTAACAAAATTCTTGCCTGGAAGGTatgctttcttttcttgctgTCATTCTTGAGAAAGTCGCTACTATCCAAGTTCTCTCAATGATCTGAGAACCAGCATTTGTCTTGATAACTGTGcccctatttttttcttcattcctttTGTAAAAGTTATGCTGCTTCAATTGCTTAGATGCTGGTGCATATATTTACTTTctgtttaatattttttggtGTTAAATTATTATGGGTTATGAAATTTTATACGAATATTCAAATATCTTTATGCCTATGTGGCCATCAGGACAGACAATGCAATAAAAAATCATTGGAACAGCTCTGTAAAAAAGAAGTTGGACTCATACTTGGCCTCAGGTTTAGTCGCAAAATTTCAAGGTCTACCTCACGTGCCCAAGCCAAACCAGTGCATGCCTTCATCCTCACTGAGGACACAACAGAGCAGTGAAGATAATAGTGGCCCCAAAGATGTGGCAGAAGCAGAGGAAACATCAGAATGTAGCCAAGGTTCAACTGCTGTTGGTTGCTCCCATTCTGATCATGACATGGTTCATGCAGTTTCAGTACAAGCACAAGAAGAGTTTAAATTGACAGAGGCAGCTAGTCAAAGAAAGTGGCAAGGCTCTAGTACGTCATCATGTTCCAAACAGTATTATACGTTCGAAGAAGTCGCAGAAATACCTCATGAACTGGCAATCTCTGTCAACCCTTCTGAGCAAACTATATTTCCTGAGGTTGGAGCCTCCGACACTAATGATTGCCATTTCAGTTCACATGAGTTACCTCGTGCCTGTTCACTGGAAATGCTCCAGGATACTCCAGGGTTCTTTGAAACATCAGCAGAGTGTATATCAGGTGTTGACGAAAACCATGAAACAGGATCTGTTCTGTTACAGAACTCTGTGGGTTTCTGTGCTTCTACTTCTATGGTAAATTTGGTTGCGGATGCTGATGGACAGGAGCATGCATCCATGTCTAAAGGTGATTTTTGTGGGGTTACATTTTCAGAGTCTGGGATCGATGGATGCTTTTCTGTGGGTAATCAGATTAACTGCACAAATACAATTGACTTGGATGGATGTGTCAATTTGTTCCTTTGCCAATCTGACATTCAGAGCTCTGAAGCAGATAAAAGTTTAGCATCACAGTCATATTATCCAGTAAGATTTTCTGATATGATGGAAACCTCAACTTCTCAGTCTCTATCAAGTGTTCCTCTGCTTTGCTGTGAGGATGGTAAACTTATACATGGTAGTGAATGCAATGAGCTAAGAGACATGTCTGCTGGAAGTCAAGAGTCAGGGCTTATTACAGGCTCATGTGATGGTTTCATCTATCATAATGTCACTACAAGTTCTTGTGATGGTGATATGGACAAGTTTTGCATGGACACAGAGCCAGATCAGTCAAAGGATGATTCAAAATCAGTTGCTGTTGACATTTTTAGTTCCTTGACCTCTGACTCAACAGGAATTCTTCCTTGTATGGATGAAAGCCCAAATGCGCATACAGAACAACCGGATTCAGGAGCTCTATTTTATGAGCCTCCTCGTTTTCCAAGTTTTGAGATTCCTTTCGTCAGCTGTGATCTCATTCCATCTGGTGGTGATTGGCATCAAGCATATAGTCCCCTTGGGATACGCCAACTTATGATGTCTTCTATGAACTGCTCTTCCCCATACAGCTTATGGGATTCACCAGCTCGTGATGATAGTCCTGATTTTGTCCTAAAAAGTGCTGCCAAAAGCTTTATAGGTACACCATCGATTTTGAAAAAACGGAACCGTGAGCTTTTATCTCCTttgcaagaaagaaaaagtgaCAAAAAGCTTGAGAGGGACACAAATCACGGAATGCTTTGTACGTCTGCACTGGCCAGAGATTTTTCGTGTCTGGATGTTGTTCTTGATGAAAAAGGGGGTCACAGGGCTTCTTTATCTTCAATTGAGGatgttcttttctctccttcggGTAACCAGAAAACGAATGCGGGAGACTCTATTCAGGATAAGGAAAATTTGGACCATGCTTTTGAAGCAAGAAAAGATGGTTCTGCATTTCCAGAAGGAAGGGTTTCAGAGAAAAGTTTTGATGGTAGCACTCTTCAGGAGAAGGCAAGACAGGGATGCTGTGACATGAGTAAGGTTGATGCtgccctcttcttttttatttttgctgcAAATTAGTGTAATATGAAATATACTTTATTAGAATTGATTTTCTCTGAAACCTTACTTCATAGTAAGCGAACTGTATTTTATATGATGGATACTAGATGTAATAATTTGATCTACTGACTACTAGTGGTGAGATGTTAAATGGTTTTGCCTGTATATAATCCTTGACTTGATGAACTCTATAGATCCCTTCATATTTTTAGAAGATTCTGTATTAAGTATGCTTATTGGAAGTAGCAAGTGCTGATCTGTTAATTTCTGTTGGCCATGCTGCTGTTGCCtttgttgttattgtttttcttctgtgttttttttttacttttaaacaTTCCtggtttttattggtttctATTATCTGTTTTGATATTATAAAACTTCTTACCAGGTGCAACAACCTTCTGGAGTTCTTGTTGAACAGAATGTGAATAATATGATGTTATTTTCTCCTGATCAAGATAGATATCCATCAAACAAAGCATCGAGTGCATGTACCAGAACTCCaagaaatcaaaattccagAAGTGTGGACACTACATCAATCCAAGGTGGCCATTTGGAATCTTCGTCAGGAGATCATTGTCTTCCTATATTTGTCTCTCCTACTGTTCGAGAAAAGAGGCATGAAAAGAATTTAACGCCACTTACATCTGCACAATATGCTCCATCATCAGGTCCACTTGAAGTTGCATCTGAAAATGATGTGAATGGTGTTGATATTGAAAGCTTTAGCATGTAAGACTCATCCCTTTTTTGTCCTCAATTGTGTCGTTGCCTGATTTGTCTTTCATTTTGGTACAAcagcttatcccaaaagctcaagtTTTTAGGAAGGATACACAATGATGTATATCAGCACCCCCCCCCCGCATGTGCGGTCCCACACACACTTTTTTGCACGTGACACCAACATGTGCACGTTTTTTAGCGTGAGAGAAATTTTCCATCACTTCATCTCAAATGCTTTTGTAGTATTATGAATCATAACATTTGCTGCAATGAGTGGTTTCATGttgttccataaccaaatcaGTTAAGTGTCATTCTCCTGCATCCGGGCGTCATAGCTTTTGGAATCTTCAGGTGGAGTTTCTAAAGTTAAAGTTCTGTAACTTTCCTTTTGCATTAATGTTTGTTTAGTACTTTAGCTTTTCTTTTGCATTAACGTAAACAATGTCTGTGCCTATAATAAGTAATTAGAGCACCACTTAATTTTAATAGTTGTGATTTGTACATTAACTGAATCTACCAAGGGTTTAGAATCACCCATTATGTACAGAAAAAAACAACAGCAGAATAGAAGCAGTAACTGGCAGTAACTGTAGAAAACCAGAATCACTACCAGAGTGAACCAGAATCAGGTGAACCAATAAAGCAGAACCTGGTCTTAAACCAGAACAACCGGATTCAGCACCACATAGCAGAACAGAACCAAACCAAAGCTAAATagaagaaccagaaccagaacctgaTTGCAGGGAAGAACCAGACCCAAATCAGATATTCAGATCAGAACACAACCAAATTCATCACCAAATTACAAATATCAAACCAGAACTGAAAAAAGAACCATATAGCAGAACCAGATCAAAATTGAAGGGAGGAACCATAACCAGATTGCAGGAAATAACCGTATCTGGTATGCTTCAGTAATCGCACTAAACCATTTCTGATTGCTCTGAAATTGAGGTCTATAATCTATTGACCTGTTCtattagaaaaagaatcacacaAAGTATAAACTGATTCTGAAAAAGGAAAGTTTCCTTTTTGGAGAGTCCTACTTGTATAAGAACTTCTAAATAACTGCACCAAAACTGATCTGATGGGTCTTAAATTAAGATCGATCGACTTATCCTATAAGCGGAACCAGTTGTAGGTGCAGTGGGTGCGCGTGTACACCCATGGGGGGGGGGCACCGATCgtagggaaagagaagggagggGCAAAACTAATGTATTGTTGTATTTatctgttctttcttttttgagtCACCACCTAGATCAAGGTCTAGGGCCCGCAAATGTCTCCCCCTTTCTGAGAAGAGAATTGACTCTAAAAGATAAGGAAAGGTTCAATCCAAACCTCCGGGTAAGTTCAAATTTACGGGCTAGGAAGTTGTTTGGTTAGGCACCCAGCCACGCCTGGCCGATGGCCGGTCTCTTTCTATATAGACCAACTCCTAGACTAATTAGTCCTACAAACTAGTCCTAGATACTAACGTGCATATTAATGTTACTTGAAAGTAAATTGACGTAAGCTAGGTTGCTAGGTTTGAAAGCTGCAAAGTAAGTATGTATGCAATTAATGTAAAGAGATGTACTGGGGggacatatatatacatagaagTGACCCAAACAAAGCGTAAGGTTGCCATCTGCCTACGTACCCTCACTAAGGATCAAATCAAACATAGTTCCGTATGTATGGGGGGAATGAAAGGCAGGGGATGAGGATCATGATATGGTTGTGTTTGTGTGCATGATTATGTGTATATGATGGGTTGGATGATGTATGCATGATTAAGACCGAACCTGGACACTACTTGGTCAGGCTGCCTATGTACCCCTGATAGGGATCATGTCAACCATAGTTCCTATTACATGACTGGGAAAATTCTCAGGGTTTTGACCACCTCAGGGGTCTAGTCATTGGTTTTGAAAGGGTGGGGTCTGACGACACTATTTGATTGTTCATCAGACTCCTATCGGAAATTTGGCAGTCTAACAACGTACCAGCAAGAATATTTTGGATAAAACCGGCATCGTAATGGTGTGCCGAGGTTTCAGGAGTacatatttatattatatatatatcatactggTATAACATGACAATGACATTTATAGTAACCAACATGACATATTTCATCATGCAGGAAAAAGGGCCTGGGTTagggcaaaaaccctaaatcggGAGCACAAATGGGCAAAGTAACTATATAGTATTGAACTACATGAAAATGGAGTAAATATGTATAAAAAGGAAGGTGATTTCTACAGAATTCCACTATCCAGCACTTCCATAATAATTTGAGTGAAATTTGGAGCTTCCAGGACACTTCGggaatttttgggtttttcccctttttttttgggaatttctaCTCTTACTGGGTTTTTTCTGTGATTTTCCATAGATTTCAGAGCTTCTCCATGGGCTTGGGGCACCAAGGGACTGCCCATGAGAGGAGAGAATAAAGCTCAAAAAATCAGAGCTCTGGGGTTTCTGAGGTGCCTTCAAACAAGGGAGAGAAgctccctatttatagggaaaagaaaagaggatcTAAGGGAGGCCTTGGATCCTCCATGTGAGGGTTGGCCGGTGCCGCCTAATGGCCCTAATCTCTATATGGAAGGCCCAGGggctgccacatggcatccTCCCCTTGGTCCAAATTTGGGCCTCAGCCCTGttaaatgaccttaggagaagatcagattgaaggaacttaAAGAGCCagggacagacctaaaatgaccttaggagaagtgaggaaagacatgcatagcttaggccttgtatcaagtatgacttgaatagagctgattggagggcaaggatccatgtagccgaccccatttagttgggataaggcatAGCTTTTTATGAGCTCATTTTTtgagatccccccccccccccccccaatttagGCTACTGACTTGTCCCTTTTCTGGAAACTCTCAATTTCTCGGGACCCTATTTCCCTTGTGTAGATATCTCCTGGTCAGACCCTAAAAGCAGGTGGGACATTTGAAGAGCAGGAGGGTATCCGGATAATGGGTTGTAGGGAGGTTGAGGTAGGCTTTTCAAGGAAATGCTACTAGCAGATTCCATGGTTGGGATTCagttggagggaattggaggtcAAAGACAACCTCCGTTAAtaggctttatgagatgaaattCCCTTCTAACCCTCGGGCTTGTTGGAAATGGATCAGATGTATGGAGAGCTCAAGATCTACTATCAAAGCTTAGACATACGGAAGAGAGCtgactaattttttattttttggtcggacaaaatgaaaatgattttgaaaaTAGATAAGGACGACCGAACCCAATGGTGTATGTGTTAAGTTTCCTACGTACCTTGGATAAGGATCAGGTTAGACGTAGTTCGAACTTGGGAAAATGTAGAAAGAAGGAATGTATCTTCCCTCTTACTGTctttcatttggcattttccattttccatatcttctctttcccatcctttttttttttttgctagaactcagtttttctttgttatgtttggatccatgtagccgatcccattaagttggggtaaggctgagtttgttgttgttgttatatcAAACTTTGCAGTATATGTGCTAAGTTGTCTATGTATCCTAGATAGGGATCAGGTCGGATGTAGTTCAAACTTGggaatttgatttggaaaaaagaaatttttttttttgaaatggaTAAGGGGGACCAAAATCAATTGTATATGTGCTAAGCTGCCTACATACCCTAGATGAGGGTTACTTCGGACTTAGTTTGAACTTGGGATTGTAAGACGTATATTTGATAAAATAATATTGCATTGATAGATACCAATGGAATAAGAACACCGTTTGGAAATACAAAATGAGACTTGGTGAAACAAATGGAGTCTTGACAAAGGGGATCATTAGTGTGACCCTGGTCCTTGGATTCTAATGCAGATGTTGAATGTCTCGAGCTGGTGCTGCCACATTGTCATCACTTAATTCATTGGTGTCTAGAGCCTCATTGTAAATCAGGCACCCAATCTCCTTATCTGTGAAACCAAACTTTGCTAAGGATGATTCCTGCACTAGGCTCTTTTTGCCATCCTTGAGGAAGTCTAGTTTATCCATTCTGTTCCTTGAAGCAATTCCTCGGCCACAATCATAATGTTGACCATCATCCCAAGTCTTTCCATTGCAGTTATCCTTGCACAAGATACACAGACCAATAACCTTTCTACCCTTCTCTTTCTAGCACGGAAACTTGCACCACAGAAGGGGGGAGCTTGCCTTGCCTTCATTTCCTTTGCCAACATTCTTTTCAGGAGATTGTAGACATTGACAAGAATCTAAAGGGGAAGATTGAGTTTCCTTGTGAGACTGACCTCATTTCTTAGAACTGCCTTTGGGTTCGAGCGTGGTATTAGAATCGGTTTGATGAGTGAAATGGGATCTGTTTTTGGGAAGTTTCCTTGATCATGGCCATAGACTGGGTTGATGAAGCTGGTGGAGTATCTGGACAGTAGGTAGGGGGAGATGACCTTGTGGGATCCCGAAAGTTAAGTGGTAGGGGTGCAAACACTTTGGGAAAAGCTTCCCCTAGGGAGACTGTATGGTACGGTAATAAAGGTGAACGGTAAGATGGTATGGGTGAACTTGGATGGTAAGATGGTGAATGATAGGATGGTATGGGTGAACTTGGATGGTAAGATGGTGAATGGTAGAATGGTATGGGTGAACTTGGATGGTAAGGTTGTATGGATACGGTACCCTTGACAAGGCTGTTCTTGGAGTTGGTGGGGGGAGGAGATTGAGGTGGTGAATGCAATGAGGTAAGGTCACCAGTCTGATGCCAGATTACCAGGTTCTCCATGCTTCCTCCTTCAATAAACGTTCTTCGTCATTTGAGAGACATCCTCGAATTCCAATCGTATAATCTCTTTACATTCGACGTCCAAAAGCTGTTCTCGGTCAGCCTTAGTCAGTTTCTGCTTCTTTAAAGGAGGATGTGCTTTCAAAGTGGCCTTAGTAGTTTTAGGAAAAGGACTGAATAGAGTCTATATTCTCATACAATCAGGCACTTTTTCTTTCCTGGGAGTGGGGACGTGACAGACCTAATGGAGGAGGTGGAGTTTGGACCTAAAGAATCTCCCTACAACATGTTGACAATATTGTGTgtaggaaagggattggtgaTCATATCCGATTATTGTTGTCTATGGATCAATTCAAATTTCCCAGCCTCTAATTGATCCTGAATTGCTTGTCTAAGGGGTATGCAACCATCAGTGGAGTGCCCCTTGTGGGCATGATATTGGCAATAGAGATATAGCTCATACCAATGAGGAAGAGGATTCAGAATCACCTGCGAAGGGACAACACTTATGAGCCCTGCTATGTAACTTGGTGAATACTACACTTAAGGTCATCCCCAGATTCATGGACGCCTGTGTCTCTGAAATTGTTGTGGCTTTGGATCTTGTTGCATCATGATGGGAGTTGAAGGTTGCACTGCCACCTGCCCAGGTGGGGCATCGTAGAATATGAGGTAGTGCCCTTGTGACGAGCTGACCATGTTCACCTCTGAGTTTCGCCCTTTGATATGCCTTGGAGCTCTACTGGCCTCGTGACGGAGGTGGCTCCCACCTGCTCCTTGTGAGGGGTTGGTTGCTTGACTCTTGTGTATCTTGGTATATCTTGTCGTcaattcttcttcctgtctcaaTGAGAGATTTGATGATCtcaatattttggaaaaatatAAGAGATCTTTATATTTAGATCGAAGATTATTGATGATCATCTTGACCTGTTCCTGTTCAGAATGACGACTCCACATCTTTGTGACCATGCTCCTATATCTCTTGATGAATTTGGGAAAACCTTCTCCTGGATCTTGCCTTAAGGTCTCCAAATCTCTACTGGTTACATTAACCTCCgtattgtatgaatattgcttggTGAAGGCCTTGGCCTTGTTTACCCAAGTATAGGTTTGGGATGACTTCAACTACATGAGCCATTGTAGGGCCAATCGTGTGAGTGTAAACTGAATGCTTGTTCCATCTGATTGTCGGTAAATTCTTATGTCCTCATCGTATTTACTTATGTCCTTAAGTTTGTCTTGGGATTCCTAGTCCCATCGAACTTAGGCAACGACCACTAAAACTTTCCTAGGATCTTGGCCTCTAGGAAGAAACACAGTCCTTctaggcatagttgtcatgatGCCTAGGCAAACCAAGGCAGTCGAGGGAGGCAAAAATTAAGACGACACTAGTAAGGCGCCAATTCAGACAAAGCCACGTGAACTCCTTGACAACTACATTCCTTCCagacatagttgtcacgacgCTTAGGTGAACCAAGGCAATCGAGGGGGGCAAAAATTAAGATGACACCAGCAACGCGCCAATCCAGACAAAGCCGCCTACATGcctttgacaactatgcttctaGGTCCATTAGTTCATCTTCTATCCCCTTAGTGCTCCAGAATGCATGCTCCAACATTTTGAGCTTCTTTCTCGTCTTCCTCTCAGTTTCTGGTGGTTCCTAAGGGTTATTCATTGTAACATAATCCCCTTCCACCTCAGGTGCTATAACCTATGAGGGGACCTCAGGTGCAACTACGGTGCCCCCAGTGTAACTAGTATAGCTTGTTCATGATCTCCTGATGATGGTGCTACATTGACGTTGGCCAGTGTCCATGTATACTGGAGGAGCTGGGCTAATATCTGCTTCATATCAGTCATATCAATCTGTAACTGCTCCACAATCTGGGAAATCTAGGTATCTCGACGCTCATCTTCTATCGGATCCATGGTAATGGGGATGAAGGGATGCTCTTTTGACTATTGTATTGAGGTATTTGGTTCAGGGGGATTGGAAGGCTATGGAATGATTCTGGTGCTTTGGCTTATTTCGGATAAGTCTGAAGGGAAAGAAGTGGGGCTAATTCTGATCAAACGGTCTGAGTGAAGAGCACAAATCGGCAATGGATGTTTTTCCAGATGCAGAATCGTGCGCTACCAAGCAACCCGAATCCTATCAATAATTGCCCCTTGCCCCAACATCCAACTTCCAACTTCCAACATGAAAATGACGCCTTGGGTAAACATACAGTCAGGGTGTTTTATGCATTCATGTATTCTTATGTATTCAAGCAATGTGTGAAACAATTGACACTGTTGAGGCAAAAGATGTCATTTGTACAATCTTGGATATTAAGGGTGTAATGTTTTGGTGATTACATTCTATTTGTGAATGAAAAAGCTATAATGCTCTTCCTAGTGCTTTATTAAGTATACAAGTGTGTACATCATTTTCCTATCGATAGTTTAGGGACTTTGGTTCACTATATAATGTTAGACACTGAACCAAcgaataagagaaaagaagaaaaataactgGAATTTTTGCATTGGTTTATAGATTCTATGTTGTTGAAGAATCTGCTTCACAGAATAAACTtgcggaaaaaaaaatgtatgcaTATAAGTAAAACCTAACTCATGAAGTATGGTTTCTTCCTGTACTGAATAATGTTCCTGGTAGCACACTAGCCCATGAATGcgcctctcttttttcttattctgGTACTCAATTTTTTCTTCCTATATTTCCTAAGTTTGCTTTTTTATTCTAGATTTGGCAACACCCCTTCTATCAAAAGAAGTATTGAGTCTCCCTCTGCATGGAAATCTCCTTGGTTCATGAACGCTTTTCTACCTGGATCAAGAGTTGATACAGACATAACAATTGAGGTATTTAAAAGGttacttttcctttatttctatttttccatttACATAATACATGTAGGTCTATaatcattttttccttttggagaTCTGAGTTTTGTCTCCAGATAGAcatttgggggagggggggggggggtgttgaacTATTTATTTGCAACTCTAGAGGAACCTCCAAGCTTTATTTTCAAATATAGGCCTTATCTTTGAGAGATCTTATATGACGGCAAACTAATATTGAACTCTCAGTCTTTAATTGTTCTTGTTTGTAGACTAGGATCAACAATAGCATGACCTTTCCAGCTCATAATTCTAAACCTCTACTGCTAAAGAACGTTTGTGGCTTTGAGCACCATGTGCAAATATAGAACTTttgttctctattttctttttctgttttccatTTGGTTTTTAATTGTCTGTCTGTCTGTCCAGATTTGTGTCTTTTGCGTTTGTGTGCATGTGTTGGTTTTTTCATAGGGGCATGCATGTTTTTTTTGTATGTTCTGTCCTGATTAAATGAGTCAAATGGCATATTTTTAGAGAGCGCACACTCATGTTCaatttgttcttgttcttcccCCTAGCCCCAAATTTTCTTTGTTCCATGTAATGAGTACTAACTACTTCTCACAGGACATTGGATATTTCATGAGCCCTGGAGAGAGAAGTTATGATGCAATTGGGTTGATGAAACAGTTGAGTGAGCATACTGCAGCTGCAGTGGCTGAAGCACAGGAGATTCTGGCAtctgaaaaccctaaaatatctTCAAAAGAAAAATGCTCCACTGATCAGAATTCCGTCCAAGAGTATAATCACTTCCCAGATAATGAGCAGCAGGAGAACCAAATTCCTCTGCCTTCTGGTGTTTTGGTATGATATTTTTGTGATTATTAGttcagtttattttattttacaataATCTAcccttttcccattttttactcTTTATCATCTTGCTCCAGTGGAGCTCCAAAGTATGACAAGGGCTCTAAAGTGTGAAAATGCCGATTCTGAAACATTATAGATCCATGAGATGTGATTGTTGCTGCTATTGCATCATTTTCTAATCATGATTGTAGACTACAGCATAATGGAGGCTATCTAACAGCTATCATGAGGTTATGCCTGGTTGTCTGGGGATTGCTAAGTCCCAAGAGTGATCAAAATTTGACAATTT encodes:
- the LOC122671372 gene encoding transcription factor MYB3R-1-like isoform X2; translated protein: MASEITKGSRSAEVPEALVSDPFDGGRDSVPNMRPLHGRTSGPTRRSTKGQWTPEEDELLHKAVQRFKGRNWKKIAECFKDRTDVQCLHRWQKVLNPELVKGPWSKEEDDIIIELVNKYGAKKWSTIAQALPGRIGKQCRERWHNHLNPAINKEAWTQEEELALIQAHQIYGNRWAELTKFLPGRTDNAIKNHWNSSVKKKLDSYLASGLVAKFQGLPHVPKPNQCMPSSSLRTQQSSEDNSGPKDVAEAEETSECSQGSTAVGCSHSDHDMVHAVSVQAQEEFKLTEAASQRKWQGSSTSSCSKQYYTFEEVAEIPHELAISVNPSEQTIFPEVGASDTNDCHFSSHELPRACSLEMLQDTPGFFETSAECISGVDENHETGSVLLQNSVGFCASTSMVNLVADADGQEHASMSKGDFCGVTFSESGIDGCFSVGNQINCTNTIDLDGCVNLFLCQSDIQSSEADKSLASQSYYPVRFSDMMETSTSQSLSSVPLLCCEDGKLIHGSECNELRDMSAGSQESGLITGSCDGFIYHNVTTSSCDGDMDKFCMDTEPDQSKDDSKSVAVDIFSSLTSDSTGILPCMDESPNAHTEQPDSGALFYEPPRFPSFEIPFVSCDLIPSGGDWHQAYSPLGIRQLMMSSMNCSSPYSLWDSPARDDSPDFVLKSAAKSFIGTPSILKKRNRELLSPLQERKSDKKLERDTNHGMLCTSALARDFSCLDVVLDEKGGHRASLSSIEDVLFSPSGNQKTNAGDSIQDKENLDHAFEARKDGSAFPEGRVSEKSFDGSTLQEKARQGCCDMSKVQQPSGVLVEQNVNNMMLFSPDQDRYPSNKASSACTRTPRNQNSRSVDTTSIQGGHLESSSGDHCLPIFVSPTVREKRHEKNLTPLTSAQYAPSSGPLEVASENDVNGVDIESFSIFGNTPSIKRSIESPSAWKSPWFMNAFLPGSRVDTDITIEDIGYFMSPGERSYDAIGLMKQLSEHTAAAVAEAQEILASENPKISSKEKCSTDQNSVQEYNHFPDNEQQENQIPLPSGVLNERRVLDFSGCGTPVKQTENRKSGGNVNGVNFSSPSSYLMKGCR